In one Tessaracoccus palaemonis genomic region, the following are encoded:
- a CDS encoding branched-chain amino acid ABC transporter permease — MGLPTRSTTGPAARPRRILATLAALTGILCLLPLSAHAEVTAVTECERSSEHGCVQVNIFDGDREPVADVKVTLEGPDGSVDAVSTAEGPTTFQVDTADTYTVTLDGASIPADFPSAGTDLVKDLTVQFGSTARGTFDLTEAAAAPVPDGEASASASSAPAAPAQEDGSSGVSMDRVWQQLASGLRFGLMLALASVGASLIYGTTRVSNFAHGEQVTLGAVLSYLLIQVGLPLWGAAILAIGICAATGWLQDAALWKPLRRRGTPVTQIMIVTIGLSIALQFLIQFMVGTGTFQVVTGNPRTVTFGPITMTHESLLAMGISLVVLLAIGFFLTRTRLGRATRAVSDNPALASATGINTNSVIRLVWTLACGLAGLAGLMFALMFGAANWNMGLQMLLLMFAAITLGGLGTANGALVGSLIIGFAVELSSLVIPSDLRYATALLILIIVLLVRPQGILGRADRIG; from the coding sequence ATGGGACTGCCTACACGGTCGACGACCGGTCCAGCCGCACGCCCCCGACGCATCCTTGCGACGCTCGCCGCCCTCACGGGCATCCTGTGCCTGCTGCCGTTGTCGGCACACGCCGAGGTCACGGCTGTGACCGAGTGCGAACGCTCCTCCGAGCACGGCTGCGTCCAGGTCAACATCTTCGACGGCGACCGCGAGCCCGTCGCCGACGTGAAGGTGACGCTCGAGGGACCCGACGGATCCGTCGACGCGGTCTCCACCGCCGAGGGGCCCACCACGTTCCAGGTCGACACCGCCGACACCTACACCGTCACGCTCGACGGCGCCTCCATCCCGGCGGACTTCCCGTCGGCCGGCACCGATCTCGTCAAGGACCTCACCGTCCAGTTCGGCTCGACGGCGCGCGGCACCTTCGACCTGACAGAGGCCGCCGCGGCCCCGGTCCCCGACGGTGAGGCGTCGGCCTCGGCGTCCTCCGCGCCGGCAGCCCCGGCGCAGGAGGATGGATCCTCCGGCGTCTCGATGGACCGGGTCTGGCAGCAGCTGGCCTCGGGCCTCCGGTTCGGCCTGATGCTGGCGCTGGCGTCGGTCGGGGCGAGCCTCATCTACGGCACGACCAGGGTCTCCAACTTCGCGCACGGTGAGCAGGTCACCCTCGGGGCGGTGCTGAGCTACCTCCTGATCCAGGTCGGCCTCCCGCTGTGGGGAGCCGCCATCCTGGCGATCGGCATCTGCGCCGCGACGGGCTGGCTGCAGGATGCGGCGCTGTGGAAGCCGCTGAGGCGCCGCGGGACCCCGGTCACGCAGATCATGATCGTGACGATCGGTCTCTCGATCGCGCTGCAGTTCCTCATCCAGTTCATGGTCGGGACCGGCACCTTCCAGGTCGTCACGGGCAACCCGAGGACCGTCACCTTCGGGCCGATCACCATGACTCACGAGTCGCTGCTGGCGATGGGCATCTCGCTCGTCGTGCTGCTGGCGATCGGCTTCTTCCTGACGCGCACCCGGCTCGGCCGTGCGACCCGCGCCGTGTCCGACAACCCGGCGCTCGCGTCGGCCACCGGCATCAACACCAACTCGGTCATCCGGCTGGTCTGGACATTGGCCTGCGGGCTCGCCGGCCTCGCCGGGCTGATGTTCGCGCTGATGTTCGGCGCGGCCAACTGGAACATGGGGCTGCAGATGCTGCTGCTGATGTTCGCCGCGATCACGCTCGGCGGCCTCGGCACCGCCAACGGCGCGCTGGTCGGCTCGTTGATCATCGGGTTCGCCGTCGAGCTGTCCAGCCTCGTCATCCCCAGCGACCTGCGCTACGCGACGGCGCTGCTGATCCTCATCATCGTCCTCCTCGTGCGGCCCCAGGGCATCCTGGGACGCGCGGACCGCATCGGCTGA
- a CDS encoding branched-chain amino acid ABC transporter permease encodes MDWLRVLAQTAGELIAPTTAAYALAAIGLNVHFGFTGLLNMGQAGFMLLGAYGFAIATINGAALWQAVLVAMAAGAAFALILGIPTLKLRGDYLAIVTISAAEIIRMVGRSTVLDTYTGGSSGLTGNSFKGTFQALSPLPDGTTTIGPWTYANNGSDSWWLRIVAWLLVLAALLLVWLLTRSPWGRVLRGIREDEDAVRALGKNVFAYKMQSLVLGGVMGALAGVLFVLPRAVQPDGLGRTTTFWVWTVLLLGGAATVFGPVIGSMLFFAAYMLVRSGMRAAVPDTILSSTQIEQIGGLLVGVVLMCLVIFRPQGIFGNKKELAFDAN; translated from the coding sequence ATGGACTGGCTCCGCGTCCTCGCGCAGACCGCAGGCGAACTCATCGCCCCCACCACCGCCGCCTACGCGCTGGCGGCCATCGGACTCAACGTCCACTTCGGCTTCACCGGCCTCCTCAACATGGGCCAGGCGGGCTTCATGCTGTTGGGCGCCTACGGGTTCGCGATCGCCACCATCAACGGTGCCGCACTCTGGCAGGCGGTGCTCGTGGCGATGGCTGCCGGCGCGGCCTTCGCCCTGATCCTGGGGATCCCGACCCTGAAGCTGCGCGGCGACTACCTGGCCATCGTGACGATCTCCGCCGCCGAGATCATCCGCATGGTCGGACGCTCCACCGTGCTGGACACCTACACGGGCGGGTCGTCGGGCCTGACGGGCAACTCCTTCAAGGGCACCTTCCAGGCGCTCTCACCGCTGCCGGACGGCACCACCACCATCGGCCCGTGGACCTACGCCAACAACGGCTCCGACTCGTGGTGGCTGCGCATCGTCGCCTGGCTGCTCGTGTTGGCGGCGCTGCTGCTGGTCTGGCTGCTGACCCGCAGCCCCTGGGGGCGCGTGCTCAGGGGCATCCGCGAGGATGAGGACGCCGTCCGCGCCCTCGGCAAGAACGTCTTCGCCTACAAGATGCAGTCGCTCGTGCTGGGCGGCGTGATGGGAGCACTGGCCGGCGTCCTGTTCGTGCTGCCCCGTGCCGTGCAGCCCGACGGTCTCGGCCGCACGACCACCTTCTGGGTGTGGACCGTCCTGCTCCTCGGCGGCGCCGCCACGGTCTTCGGCCCGGTGATCGGCTCGATGCTGTTCTTCGCCGCCTACATGCTGGTCCGCTCGGGCATGCGCGCCGCGGTGCCCGACACCATCCTCTCCTCGACGCAGATCGAACAGATCGGCGGCCTCCTGGTCGGCGTCGTGCTGATGTGCCTCGTGATCTTCAGACCCCAGGGAATCTTCGGAAACAAGAAGGAGCTGGCCTTCGATGCCAACTGA
- a CDS encoding ABC transporter ATP-binding protein: MTTSTESTTAGATSASAPILVADNLVAGYLPGVNILNGCTLTVGDGELVGIIGPNGAGKSTLLKALFGLVNVRSGMVTLEGDDITNKRANTLVARGVGFVPQTNNVFPSLTIEENMRMGVYLKPKLFDERWEYVTDIFPKLGARRSQRAGQLSGGERQMVAMGRALMMRPSVLLLDEPSAGLSPALQDEAFIRTRMINKTGVSVIMVEQNARRCLQICDRGYVLDQGRDAYVGPGRELLNDPKVISLYLGTLAADVDSAAEERKSKETDHIA; this comes from the coding sequence ATGACCACCTCCACGGAGTCCACCACGGCGGGGGCGACGAGCGCGTCTGCCCCGATCCTCGTGGCCGACAACCTCGTCGCCGGCTACCTGCCGGGCGTGAACATCCTCAACGGCTGCACCCTGACGGTCGGCGACGGCGAGCTTGTCGGCATCATCGGCCCCAACGGCGCCGGAAAGTCCACGCTGCTGAAGGCGCTCTTCGGGCTCGTGAACGTCCGCTCCGGGATGGTGACTCTCGAGGGCGACGACATCACCAACAAGCGGGCAAACACCCTGGTGGCCCGCGGCGTCGGCTTCGTGCCGCAGACCAACAACGTGTTCCCCTCGCTCACGATCGAGGAGAACATGCGGATGGGCGTGTACCTCAAGCCGAAGCTGTTCGACGAGCGCTGGGAGTACGTCACCGACATCTTCCCCAAGCTGGGCGCCCGCCGGTCGCAGCGCGCCGGGCAGCTGTCCGGCGGTGAGCGGCAGATGGTCGCCATGGGAAGGGCCCTCATGATGCGCCCGTCCGTGCTCCTGCTGGACGAGCCGTCCGCCGGCCTGTCCCCCGCGCTGCAGGACGAGGCATTCATCCGGACACGGATGATCAACAAGACCGGCGTGTCGGTGATCATGGTCGAGCAGAATGCCCGCCGCTGCCTGCAGATCTGCGACCGCGGATATGTGCTCGACCAGGGTCGAGACGCCTACGTCGGACCCGGCCGGGAACTCTTGAACGACCCGAAAGTCATCAGCCTCTATCTCGGGACCCTCGCGGCGGACGTGGACTCCGCGGCCGAGGAGAGAAAGTCGAAAGAGACTGACCACATCGCCTGA
- a CDS encoding ABC transporter ATP-binding protein, producing the protein MPTDLPSRADLDLSIDLPDDAVAHALQFVEPVVGAAKPLPILTARNVTRSFGGIKAVDVEHVEFQKGAITALIGPNGAGKTTFFNLLTGFDKADSGEWTFDRSVSLTNKSAAYVARKGVVRTFQLTKALSRLTVLDNMLLAATGQTGERFLPSLIKPLWRGQEKANTERALEILSRFKLDAKAADFAGSLSGGQRKLLEMARALMTDPQVIMLDEPMAGVNPALVQSLLGHIQALRDEGMTVVFVEHDMHAVRHISEWVVVMAEGRVVAEGPPENIMENQAVVDAYLGARHDVDLGDDSLIDPDQLAKLMEVRQRDLAEQKR; encoded by the coding sequence ATGCCAACTGACCTGCCCTCCCGCGCCGATCTCGACCTGAGCATCGACCTGCCCGACGATGCGGTGGCACACGCCCTCCAGTTCGTCGAGCCCGTGGTCGGCGCCGCAAAGCCCCTGCCGATCCTGACCGCCCGCAACGTCACCCGTTCCTTCGGGGGCATCAAGGCCGTCGACGTCGAGCACGTCGAGTTCCAGAAGGGTGCCATCACCGCTCTCATCGGACCCAACGGCGCCGGCAAGACGACGTTCTTCAACCTGCTGACCGGCTTCGACAAGGCCGACTCCGGCGAGTGGACGTTCGACCGGAGCGTCTCGCTGACCAACAAGTCGGCCGCCTACGTGGCCCGCAAGGGGGTCGTTCGGACCTTCCAGCTCACCAAGGCGCTGTCCCGCCTGACGGTGCTGGACAACATGCTGCTCGCCGCCACCGGCCAGACCGGGGAGCGGTTCCTACCCTCGCTCATCAAGCCGCTGTGGCGCGGCCAGGAGAAGGCGAACACGGAGCGGGCGCTGGAGATCCTGTCCCGCTTCAAGCTCGACGCCAAGGCAGCAGACTTCGCAGGCAGCCTGTCGGGCGGACAGCGGAAGCTGCTCGAGATGGCCCGCGCCCTCATGACCGACCCGCAGGTCATCATGCTCGACGAGCCGATGGCCGGCGTGAACCCCGCACTGGTGCAGTCGCTGCTCGGCCACATCCAGGCCCTGCGCGACGAGGGCATGACGGTGGTCTTCGTCGAGCACGACATGCATGCCGTGCGCCACATCTCCGAATGGGTGGTCGTGATGGCCGAGGGCCGTGTCGTGGCCGAGGGCCCACCCGAGAACATCATGGAGAACCAGGCCGTCGTCGACGCGTACCTCGGCGCGCGTCACGACGTCGACCTGGGCGACGACTCGCTGATCGACCCCGATCAGCTCGCGAAATTGATGGAAGTGCGCCAGCGCGACCTGGCAGAGCAGAAGCGGTAG
- a CDS encoding ribose-phosphate diphosphokinase, which translates to MSHIAKNDKHLMLFSGRAYPDLAQEVAQLMDTTLVPTRALTYANSEIYVRFEESVRGCDAFVIQSHTAPVNEWVMEQLIMVDALKRASAKRITVVAPFYPYARQDKKHLGREPISARLVADLYKAAGADRIMSVDLHAAQIQGFFDGPVDHLWGLPVLADYVGEKYAGDDVCIVSPDAGRVRLADMWTDRLSCPLAIIHKRHDPNKANTVAVHEVVGDVVGKTCILVDDMIDTAGTIAQAAHALRERGAKRVIAAATHAVFSGPAAQRLNASGMEEIIVTNTLPIRTPEPIQNLKVLSIAPLIAKAIDAVFVDGSVTSLFGGNA; encoded by the coding sequence ATGTCCCACATCGCCAAGAACGACAAGCACCTGATGCTTTTCAGCGGGCGCGCATACCCGGATCTGGCGCAGGAGGTGGCGCAGCTGATGGACACCACTCTGGTGCCGACGCGCGCGCTGACCTATGCGAACTCTGAGATCTACGTCCGCTTCGAGGAGTCGGTGCGCGGGTGCGACGCCTTCGTCATCCAGTCGCACACCGCTCCGGTGAACGAGTGGGTCATGGAGCAGCTCATCATGGTGGACGCCCTCAAGCGCGCATCCGCCAAGCGCATCACGGTCGTCGCTCCGTTCTACCCCTATGCGCGCCAGGACAAGAAGCACCTCGGGCGTGAGCCCATCTCCGCCCGCCTCGTCGCGGACCTGTACAAGGCCGCCGGCGCGGACCGCATCATGTCCGTCGACCTGCACGCCGCGCAGATCCAGGGCTTCTTCGACGGGCCTGTCGACCACCTCTGGGGACTGCCCGTCCTCGCGGACTACGTCGGCGAGAAGTACGCCGGCGACGACGTGTGCATCGTCTCGCCCGACGCCGGACGCGTGCGGCTCGCGGACATGTGGACCGACCGGCTGAGCTGCCCGCTGGCCATCATCCACAAGCGCCACGATCCGAACAAGGCCAACACCGTGGCGGTGCACGAGGTCGTCGGTGACGTCGTCGGCAAGACCTGCATCCTCGTCGACGACATGATCGACACCGCCGGCACCATCGCGCAGGCGGCGCACGCGCTGCGTGAGCGAGGCGCCAAGCGCGTCATCGCCGCCGCGACGCACGCGGTGTTCTCCGGCCCTGCCGCCCAGCGACTCAACGCGTCGGGCATGGAGGAGATCATCGTCACCAACACGCTGCCGATCCGCACGCCCGAGCCCATCCAGAACCTGAAGGTGCTGTCGATCGCGCCGCTGATCGCCAAGGCCATCGACGCCGTCTTCGTCGACGGCTCCGTCACCTCGCTGTTCGGCGGAAACGCCTGA
- a CDS encoding ABC transporter substrate-binding protein produces the protein MSRHFTMKAGLALLAASAISLSACSSTTPTTTTSAGTTTSSSAAASAEPLTVGTLLPITGTLAFLGPPEISGVGLAIDEINEAGGVLGNDVADVSADSGDSTDMNVSTQGATELINGGADVVIGAASSSVSLNVVDQITEAGIMMISPANTSTTLSGYSPLYSRTAPPDTVQGAALGSAVLDSGYSKVAVIVQNEDYGTGLRDNVQKAVEDGGGEVVYGASGGGQEFAPGESNFSSIVTEALATKPDTIVIVAFEETVAIVKALLAAGWDTTNLFLCDGNTADYSKDFDAGTLEGAQGTIPGAQASDDFKAKLSDWYKESEGEELTDYSYGPEAYDATILAALAAVRGGATDGQTISDNLQAVSGSESGAVEVSTYADGVAALAEGKEIAYKGIAGIGAINDKNDPSSAYIGVYSYDGDNKPVFDHAVEGKA, from the coding sequence ATGAGCCGACATTTCACGATGAAGGCGGGCCTCGCACTTCTCGCGGCCTCTGCCATCTCACTGTCCGCCTGCAGCTCGACCACGCCCACCACCACGACCTCCGCGGGAACGACCACCTCGTCGTCCGCCGCCGCCTCGGCCGAGCCGCTGACCGTCGGCACCCTGTTGCCGATCACCGGCACCCTGGCGTTCCTCGGCCCGCCCGAGATCTCAGGCGTCGGCCTGGCGATCGACGAGATCAACGAGGCCGGCGGCGTGCTCGGCAATGACGTCGCAGACGTGTCGGCCGACTCGGGCGACTCGACGGACATGAACGTGTCGACGCAGGGCGCCACCGAGCTCATCAACGGCGGAGCGGACGTCGTCATCGGCGCTGCCTCCTCCAGCGTCTCCCTCAACGTGGTCGACCAGATCACCGAGGCCGGCATCATGATGATCTCCCCGGCCAACACCTCCACCACGCTGTCGGGCTACAGCCCGCTCTACTCCCGCACCGCTCCGCCGGACACCGTCCAGGGCGCCGCGTTGGGCTCGGCCGTCCTCGACTCGGGCTACTCGAAGGTCGCGGTCATCGTGCAGAACGAGGACTACGGAACCGGCCTGCGTGACAACGTCCAGAAGGCCGTCGAGGACGGCGGCGGCGAGGTCGTCTACGGCGCCTCCGGCGGCGGCCAGGAGTTCGCGCCCGGCGAGTCCAACTTCAGTTCGATCGTCACCGAGGCACTCGCCACCAAGCCCGACACCATCGTGATCGTCGCCTTCGAGGAGACCGTCGCGATCGTCAAGGCCCTCCTGGCCGCCGGCTGGGACACCACCAACCTCTTCCTGTGCGACGGCAACACCGCCGACTACTCGAAGGACTTCGACGCCGGCACGCTCGAGGGCGCGCAGGGCACCATCCCCGGCGCCCAGGCCTCTGACGACTTCAAGGCGAAGCTGTCCGACTGGTACAAGGAGTCGGAGGGTGAGGAGCTGACGGACTACTCGTACGGCCCCGAGGCCTACGACGCGACGATCCTCGCCGCGCTCGCCGCGGTCCGCGGTGGCGCCACCGACGGGCAGACCATCTCCGACAACCTGCAGGCCGTCTCCGGTTCCGAGTCCGGTGCGGTCGAGGTCAGCACCTACGCCGACGGCGTGGCTGCTCTGGCCGAGGGCAAGGAGATCGCCTACAAGGGCATCGCGGGCATCGGCGCGATCAACGACAAGAACGACCCGTCGTCCGCGTACATCGGTGTCTACAGCTACGACGGTGACAACAAGCCCGTCTTCGACCATGCGGTCGAGGGCAAGGCCTGA
- the glmU gene encoding bifunctional UDP-N-acetylglucosamine diphosphorylase/glucosamine-1-phosphate N-acetyltransferase GlmU produces the protein MSTDSELAPVAAVVVLAAGGGTRMKSSTSKLLHEIAGRPMLSYAVSAAASLDPEHLVVVVGHLREQVEEHLAMHQAAVTTAVQEEQLGTGHAVQCGLSVLPELTGDIVVTYGDVPMLTGETLRQLVAVHRADENAATVLTARVPDPTGYGRVLRDGDAVVGIVEHKDATAEQRRIDEINSGIYVFTADTLRAGLASLKTDNAQAELYLTDVLHFAHERMQRVGALLIDDVWQTEGVNDRVQLARMNGEMNRRIRDRWMLDGVTMIDPSTTWIDVDVDLAPDVILYPGVILQGATTVGEGAHIGPDTTLMDVEVGPGAEVVRTHGSFAVIGAGAQVGPFSYLRPGTILGQGGKIGAFVETKNATIGDGAKVPHLTYCGDAIIDEGVNIGAGTIFANYDGTHKSTSHVGRDAFVGSNSVIVSPVDIGAGALIAAGSAVTEDVPPGALGIARGRQRNVEDWMAERRPGSKWADAAAQSDGTVHPAVTESREKKA, from the coding sequence TTGTCCACCGACAGCGAGCTCGCGCCAGTCGCGGCCGTTGTGGTTCTCGCCGCTGGTGGCGGGACCCGCATGAAATCGTCCACGTCCAAACTCCTCCACGAGATCGCCGGCAGGCCGATGCTGAGCTACGCCGTCTCGGCGGCGGCCTCGCTCGACCCCGAGCACCTTGTGGTGGTCGTCGGTCATCTTCGCGAGCAGGTCGAGGAACACCTCGCCATGCACCAGGCCGCTGTCACCACGGCGGTGCAGGAGGAGCAGCTCGGCACCGGCCATGCCGTGCAGTGTGGGCTCTCCGTGCTCCCAGAACTGACCGGCGACATCGTCGTGACCTACGGCGACGTCCCGATGCTGACGGGGGAGACGCTGCGCCAGCTGGTCGCGGTGCACCGCGCCGACGAGAATGCAGCGACCGTGCTGACGGCCAGGGTGCCGGATCCCACCGGCTACGGCCGAGTGCTGCGTGACGGTGACGCCGTCGTCGGCATCGTCGAGCACAAGGACGCGACCGCCGAGCAGCGCAGGATCGACGAGATCAACTCCGGCATCTACGTGTTCACGGCCGACACCCTCCGTGCGGGGCTGGCCTCGCTGAAGACGGACAATGCCCAGGCCGAGCTGTACCTCACCGACGTCCTGCACTTCGCCCACGAGCGCATGCAGCGCGTCGGGGCCCTCCTGATCGACGACGTCTGGCAGACAGAGGGCGTCAACGACCGGGTGCAGCTCGCACGCATGAACGGCGAGATGAACCGCCGCATCCGCGACCGGTGGATGCTCGACGGCGTCACGATGATCGACCCTTCGACCACCTGGATCGACGTCGACGTGGACCTCGCTCCCGACGTCATCCTGTACCCCGGCGTCATCCTGCAGGGAGCGACCACCGTCGGCGAGGGCGCCCACATCGGCCCCGACACCACCCTGATGGACGTGGAGGTCGGCCCCGGCGCCGAGGTCGTCCGGACGCACGGGTCCTTCGCCGTGATCGGAGCTGGCGCCCAGGTCGGGCCCTTCTCGTACCTCAGGCCCGGAACCATCCTCGGCCAGGGCGGGAAGATCGGGGCATTCGTCGAGACGAAGAACGCCACCATCGGCGACGGCGCCAAGGTGCCTCACCTGACCTACTGCGGCGACGCGATCATCGACGAGGGCGTCAACATCGGCGCCGGCACGATCTTCGCCAACTACGACGGCACGCACAAGTCGACATCGCATGTCGGCAGGGACGCGTTCGTCGGATCGAACTCCGTCATCGTCAGCCCCGTCGACATCGGCGCTGGGGCGCTCATCGCAGCCGGATCGGCCGTCACTGAAGACGTGCCGCCCGGCGCCCTCGGCATCGCCAGGGGACGACAGCGCAACGTCGAGGACTGGATGGCCGAGCGCCGTCCGGGCTCCAAGTGGGCCGATGCCGCCGCGCAGAGCGACGGCACCGTCCATCCTGCAGTCACCGAGTCGCGAGAGAAGAAGGCCTGA
- a CDS encoding Nramp family divalent metal transporter, translated as MPRRTAALLGPAFIAALAYVDPGNVAANLSAGAEFGYLLVWALVLACIMAMLVQYLSAKLGVVTGGSLSSIVHEDLGRRRGAKAWRALYAAQAIGVAIATDLAEIVGGAIALNLLFGLPLWVGALVVGLVALLSLQWMRARGQRAFETLMMAVLAIIAVGFLLSLAWVPPDPREIVGGLLPRFDGAASIQIAAAMLGATVMPHAIYLHSQLARDKHSKSDEKVGRLLKAQRLDVLLALTIAGVVNVSMLLFAAAGLQGAGVDSIEAGYHEIHSLVGPVPATIFAIGLLVSGVGSAIVGTDAGAGMIRDLVSPRITPMTRRLFTMIPAVAILVAGMSPTQALVDSQLVLSFGISFALVPLVLVTGSRRAMGEHRNPGWLSALAWLVVATVVALNVAVLVTAF; from the coding sequence ATGCCCCGCCGGACAGCCGCACTGCTTGGACCCGCGTTCATCGCGGCGCTCGCCTACGTCGACCCCGGCAACGTGGCGGCGAACCTCAGCGCGGGCGCGGAGTTCGGCTACCTCCTCGTCTGGGCGCTCGTCCTCGCCTGCATCATGGCGATGCTCGTGCAGTACCTGTCGGCGAAGCTCGGGGTGGTCACCGGCGGCTCCCTGAGCTCGATCGTGCACGAGGACCTCGGCAGGCGACGCGGCGCGAAGGCGTGGCGGGCCCTGTACGCGGCCCAGGCGATCGGCGTCGCCATCGCGACGGACCTCGCCGAGATCGTCGGCGGCGCCATCGCCCTGAACCTGCTGTTCGGGCTGCCCCTGTGGGTGGGCGCACTCGTGGTCGGTCTCGTCGCGCTGCTGTCGCTGCAGTGGATGCGGGCCCGCGGCCAACGTGCCTTCGAGACGCTCATGATGGCCGTGCTGGCCATCATCGCCGTCGGTTTCCTGCTGAGCCTGGCCTGGGTGCCCCCGGACCCGAGGGAGATCGTCGGGGGCCTGCTCCCCCGCTTCGACGGCGCAGCCTCCATCCAGATCGCCGCCGCGATGCTCGGGGCCACCGTCATGCCGCACGCGATCTACCTGCACTCGCAGCTGGCCCGCGACAAGCACTCGAAGTCCGACGAGAAGGTCGGGCGCCTGCTGAAGGCACAGCGCCTGGACGTGCTGCTTGCGCTCACGATCGCCGGGGTCGTCAACGTGTCCATGCTGCTGTTCGCCGCCGCCGGCCTGCAGGGCGCGGGCGTGGACTCCATCGAGGCGGGCTACCACGAGATCCACTCGCTGGTGGGCCCGGTGCCCGCGACGATCTTCGCCATCGGGCTGCTCGTCTCGGGGGTCGGGTCCGCGATCGTCGGCACCGACGCCGGCGCGGGCATGATCCGCGATCTGGTGTCCCCGCGGATCACGCCGATGACCAGGCGGCTCTTCACGATGATCCCGGCCGTGGCGATCCTGGTGGCCGGCATGTCGCCGACTCAGGCTCTCGTCGACTCGCAGCTCGTGCTGAGCTTCGGCATCAGCTTCGCGTTGGTCCCGCTCGTGCTGGTCACCGGCTCGCGACGCGCGATGGGCGAGCACCGCAACCCCGGCTGGCTGTCGGCCCTCGCCTGGCTGGTGGTGGCCACCGTGGTGGCGCTGAACGTCGCGGTGCTGGTGACCGCCTTCTGA
- a CDS encoding NAD(P)H-dependent glycerol-3-phosphate dehydrogenase, producing the protein MSSIVVLGAGIMATALATPLSDNGHQVRLVGTHLDRDIIDSIKQTGIHPNLGLRVPEGTTAYQLEEAEEAFADAELVMSGVNSFGVRWAGDRLAELLRPGMHVISLAKGMESDDEGNLTILPRVLAGQIPAELREQLTFSAIAGPSIAGEVAVRRHTSVVFTGEDSSVIEMWRGLFATSAYHVWTNTDFVGVEVCAATKNCYAFGAGFMSGVLDAMGEAAGDRYVNYNYGAALFGQASIEMIDFMRLLGGEPTTPIGLPGIGDCFVTSMGGRNVKCGRLVGSGLTFSEARDQMPGVTLEGAAAIKVIGGALGPLTERGLITPAQFPLLRHLYEVVGLDQGVDVPWDSFFGSNGSGVL; encoded by the coding sequence ATGTCCTCAATCGTCGTTCTCGGGGCAGGCATCATGGCCACGGCCCTCGCCACCCCTCTGTCCGACAACGGTCACCAGGTCCGGCTGGTCGGCACCCACCTCGACCGGGACATCATCGACTCGATCAAGCAGACCGGGATCCACCCCAACCTCGGTCTGCGCGTCCCTGAGGGGACGACCGCCTACCAGCTCGAGGAGGCGGAGGAGGCCTTCGCCGACGCCGAACTGGTCATGAGCGGCGTCAACTCGTTCGGCGTCCGTTGGGCGGGCGACCGGCTCGCGGAGCTGCTGCGGCCCGGGATGCACGTGATCTCGCTCGCCAAGGGCATGGAGTCCGACGATGAGGGCAACCTCACGATCCTCCCCCGCGTGCTGGCCGGGCAGATCCCTGCCGAGCTGCGCGAGCAGCTCACCTTCTCGGCGATCGCCGGCCCCTCGATCGCCGGCGAGGTGGCGGTACGTCGCCACACCAGCGTCGTCTTCACCGGTGAGGACTCCTCGGTGATCGAGATGTGGCGCGGCCTCTTCGCGACCTCCGCCTACCACGTCTGGACGAACACCGACTTCGTGGGCGTGGAGGTCTGCGCCGCCACCAAGAACTGCTACGCCTTCGGCGCCGGCTTCATGTCCGGCGTGCTCGACGCCATGGGCGAGGCCGCGGGGGACCGTTACGTCAACTACAACTACGGCGCCGCCCTGTTCGGCCAGGCGTCCATCGAGATGATCGACTTCATGCGCCTGCTGGGCGGCGAGCCGACCACGCCCATCGGCCTGCCCGGCATCGGCGACTGCTTCGTGACCTCCATGGGTGGGCGCAACGTGAAGTGCGGGCGCCTGGTGGGCTCCGGCCTCACGTTCAGCGAGGCCCGCGACCAGATGCCCGGCGTCACGCTCGAGGGGGCGGCGGCCATCAAGGTGATCGGCGGCGCGCTCGGCCCGCTCACAGAGCGCGGCCTCATCACGCCTGCTCAGTTCCCGCTGCTGCGACACCTGTACGAGGTGGTGGGCCTTGACCAGGGCGTCGACGTGCCCTGGGACTCCTTCTTCGGCAGCAACGGCTCCGGCGTCCTCTGA